The proteins below come from a single Chryseobacterium bernardetii genomic window:
- a CDS encoding amidohydrolase family protein, with translation MRKYLTYILMLGFPLLGAQTKVAEKAAYQEKWTSLDTQNTAMAFDADVKLSDAEIALDKKLFQIRKQFLTETEKQHIPLYSRSFNEIKPLIESSKLFKVIQTMPKGALLHTHSGGLANAEWLIAAARKYKECYVYDQKDNDQFIFGQLGFFENGKVPNGFVNLNQKLNSDAGFEKQLHELLLLKRDNLCSYTDYWIEFEKRFQRINLLLPYRPFFKEYYLKGFQDLAKDNVQHVEIRYIFDELYDFEHGKYPLEKTITDLQEIVKQMRQTNPQFSLKLIYSSFKFLDSESIEKQLDIAFKLKKQFPDMISGFDLVADEAAGNSINSFQKNWTKINEITKKSGIEMPLFLHAGESNSVFNKNVLDITLLNNQRIGHGLNLVYFPKSMELIKQQNKLVEVSPISNQILGYVSDLRNHPARVLLSSGVQCSINSDDPAVYGYEGLSYDFWVAYINWELDVKALKKLVFNSINYSSLNKNEKKQAVEYLNTQWNDFVQIANQQLN, from the coding sequence ATGAGAAAATACCTTACCTATATTTTAATGTTGGGATTTCCTCTGTTGGGAGCCCAGACTAAAGTAGCTGAAAAAGCTGCTTATCAGGAAAAATGGACATCGCTGGATACACAAAATACAGCAATGGCCTTTGATGCAGATGTAAAATTATCAGATGCTGAAATTGCTTTGGATAAAAAGCTATTCCAGATCAGGAAGCAGTTCCTCACCGAAACAGAAAAACAGCATATTCCCTTATACAGCCGTTCTTTCAATGAAATAAAACCCCTGATAGAATCCAGTAAGCTGTTTAAAGTCATCCAGACAATGCCTAAAGGAGCACTGCTGCATACGCATAGCGGCGGCCTGGCCAATGCTGAATGGCTGATTGCTGCAGCTAGAAAATATAAAGAATGTTATGTCTACGACCAAAAAGACAATGATCAATTTATTTTTGGACAGTTGGGCTTCTTTGAGAATGGCAAAGTTCCAAACGGTTTTGTCAACTTAAACCAGAAGCTGAATTCTGATGCCGGTTTTGAAAAGCAACTGCATGAACTTCTCCTTTTAAAGCGAGATAACCTTTGTTCCTATACAGATTATTGGATCGAGTTTGAGAAACGTTTTCAAAGAATTAACCTGCTTCTGCCTTACCGTCCTTTCTTTAAAGAATATTACCTGAAAGGCTTTCAGGATCTGGCTAAAGATAATGTGCAGCATGTGGAGATCAGATATATTTTTGATGAACTCTACGATTTTGAACATGGGAAATATCCATTAGAAAAGACTATTACAGATCTACAGGAGATTGTGAAGCAAATGCGTCAGACAAATCCTCAGTTCAGCCTGAAGCTGATATATTCAAGTTTTAAATTCCTGGATTCCGAAAGTATTGAAAAACAGCTTGATATTGCTTTTAAACTGAAAAAGCAATTTCCGGATATGATTTCCGGTTTTGATCTTGTTGCCGATGAAGCTGCAGGAAACAGTATCAATTCTTTCCAGAAAAACTGGACGAAAATCAATGAAATAACGAAGAAATCAGGAATAGAAATGCCATTGTTCCTTCATGCAGGAGAAAGTAATTCCGTTTTCAATAAAAATGTATTGGATATTACTTTACTGAACAACCAAAGAATTGGACATGGTCTTAATCTGGTCTATTTTCCAAAATCTATGGAACTGATAAAACAACAGAATAAATTAGTAGAAGTAAGCCCTATCAGTAACCAGATTTTAGGGTATGTGAGTGATTTGAGGAATCATCCTGCAAGGGTTTTGCTGAGTAGTGGTGTACAATGTTCCATTAATAGTGATGATCCTGCTGTATATGGTTATGAAGGATTAAGTTATGATTTTTGGGTTGCCTATATCAACTGGGAATTGGATGTGAAAGCTTTAAAGAAGCTGGTTTTCAATTCCATTAATTATTCTTCGTTAAATAAGAATGAGAAAAAACAGGCTGTAGAATATCTGAACACTCAATGGAATGATTTTGTGCAGATAGCTAATCAGCAGTTGAATTAA